One Malania oleifera isolate guangnan ecotype guangnan chromosome 9, ASM2987363v1, whole genome shotgun sequence DNA segment encodes these proteins:
- the LOC131164767 gene encoding uncharacterized protein C6C3.02c isoform X2 gives MPRRSSGGRPAARAPPRRSPVRNAPQPASHAPPPAPAQGGSGGSMLGGLGSTIAQGMAFGTGSAVAHRAVDAVMGPRTIQHETVSSEGAAAPVPMTNNPGGPDACGSHSKAFQDCLNFYGSDISKCQFYLDMLSECRKNSGSMMSV, from the exons ATGCCTCGCCGTAGCTCTGGAG GAAGACCTGCCGCCCGTGCTCCTCCTCGTCGCTCGCCTGTGCGTAACGCACCTCAACCAG CTAGCCATGCTCCTCCTCCAGCTCCTGCTCAGGGTGGCAGTGGTGGATCCATGCTTGGAGGACTTGGTTCTACCATAGCTCAGG GCATGGCTTTTGGTACTGGAAGTGCGGTGGCACACAGGGCAGTGGATGCAGTGATGGGTCCGCGGACCATTCAACATGAAACTGTTTCCTCTGAAGGGGCTGCTGCCCCAGTGCCTATGACAAACAATCCTGGTGGCCCTGATGCTTGTGGCAGTCATTCCAAGGCATTCCAAGAT TGTTTGAACTTCTACGGGAGCGACATCAGCAAGTGCCAGTTTTATTTGGATATGTTGTCCGAGTGCAGGAAGAACTCTGGTTCTATGATGAGTGTCTAA
- the LOC131164767 gene encoding uncharacterized protein LOC131164767 isoform X1, with protein MPRRSSGGRPAARAPPRRSPVRNAPQPASHAPPPAPAQGGSGGSMLGGLGSTIAQGMAFGTGSAVAHRAVDAVMGPRTIQHETVSSEGAAAPVPMTNNPGGPDACGSHSKAFQDVCKTFPFYAIGKFYLDLPENLDRFLDVAVVTYFFEDLAMSCFLREWVIYNN; from the exons ATGCCTCGCCGTAGCTCTGGAG GAAGACCTGCCGCCCGTGCTCCTCCTCGTCGCTCGCCTGTGCGTAACGCACCTCAACCAG CTAGCCATGCTCCTCCTCCAGCTCCTGCTCAGGGTGGCAGTGGTGGATCCATGCTTGGAGGACTTGGTTCTACCATAGCTCAGG GCATGGCTTTTGGTACTGGAAGTGCGGTGGCACACAGGGCAGTGGATGCAGTGATGGGTCCGCGGACCATTCAACATGAAACTGTTTCCTCTGAAGGGGCTGCTGCCCCAGTGCCTATGACAAACAATCCTGGTGGCCCTGATGCTTGTGGCAGTCATTCCAAGGCATTCCAAGATGTATGCAAAACTTTCCCTTTCTATGCGATTGGAAAATTTTATTTGGATTTACCTGAAAATTTAGACAGGTTTTTAGATGTGGCTGTTGTTACATACTTCTTTGAGGACTTGGCAATGTCTTGCTTTTTAAGGGAGTGGGTGATATATAACAATTAA